A region from the Prosthecobacter algae genome encodes:
- a CDS encoding CTP synthase: MKYIFVTGGVVSSLGKGLAASALGTLLELRGLKVIMQKFDPYLNIDPGTMNPYEHGEVYVLDDGAETDLDLGHYERFTHTNLSRLNNLTSGQVYQSVLTKERAGKYQGRTVQVIPHVTNEIKERIKEVATKMTADVIITEIGGTVGDIEGLPFLEAIRQFGHEIGQGNVLFIHATLVPYIKAAQELKTKPTQQSIAKLREIGIAPHIILCRTEHPLELDVREKISLFGNVPIEDVIEVRDVKHSIYEVPLKLHEERLDDVVCKQLNLQTEQPDLSKWRHFVQRVIHPTHHVRIGVVGKYIELQDAYKSIYEALTHAGAANDCKVDIVRVDAEAIEKAGPDIYLNGLQGILIPGGFGDRGTEGKIAATGYARRVGIPFFGICLGMQIAVIEYARNVCGLKDANSTEFDKGTAAPVISMMEEQKKVKQLGGTMRLGSWVTQLTPGSKVHELYQEEVISERHRHRYEVNDDYKEQLETNGLVISGVSQKGELAETIELPGHPFFVACQFHPEFSSKPNDPHPIFNGFVKAALLHHSTPEPLC, from the coding sequence ATGAAATACATTTTCGTCACCGGAGGCGTCGTCAGCTCCCTTGGCAAAGGTCTGGCCGCGTCCGCCCTCGGCACGTTGCTGGAACTCCGTGGCCTCAAGGTCATCATGCAGAAGTTCGACCCGTACCTGAACATCGACCCGGGCACGATGAACCCCTATGAGCACGGCGAAGTGTACGTGCTCGATGACGGCGCTGAAACCGACCTCGACCTCGGGCATTACGAGCGCTTCACCCACACGAATCTCTCCCGCCTGAACAACCTCACCAGCGGTCAGGTTTACCAGAGCGTGCTCACCAAGGAGCGCGCTGGCAAGTATCAGGGCCGCACGGTCCAGGTCATCCCTCACGTCACCAACGAGATCAAGGAGCGCATCAAGGAAGTCGCCACCAAGATGACGGCGGATGTCATCATTACGGAGATCGGCGGCACTGTCGGCGACATTGAAGGCCTGCCATTCCTGGAGGCCATCCGTCAGTTTGGCCATGAGATCGGTCAGGGCAATGTTCTCTTCATCCACGCCACCCTCGTTCCTTACATCAAGGCCGCTCAGGAACTCAAGACCAAGCCTACCCAGCAGTCCATCGCCAAGCTGCGTGAGATCGGGATTGCCCCGCACATCATCCTCTGCCGTACGGAGCACCCCCTGGAACTGGACGTTCGGGAAAAAATCTCCCTCTTTGGCAACGTCCCGATCGAAGACGTCATCGAAGTCCGCGATGTGAAACACAGCATCTACGAGGTGCCTCTGAAGCTCCACGAAGAACGTCTGGATGACGTGGTCTGCAAGCAGCTCAATCTCCAGACTGAGCAACCCGACCTCAGCAAATGGCGCCATTTCGTTCAGCGCGTCATTCATCCCACCCATCACGTCCGCATCGGCGTCGTCGGCAAATACATCGAGCTTCAGGATGCCTACAAAAGCATTTATGAAGCCCTCACCCACGCAGGTGCGGCCAATGACTGCAAGGTGGACATCGTCCGTGTGGACGCTGAAGCCATCGAGAAGGCCGGACCTGACATCTACCTCAACGGCCTTCAGGGCATCCTCATTCCCGGCGGCTTTGGCGACCGTGGCACCGAGGGCAAAATCGCCGCCACGGGTTATGCCCGCCGCGTTGGCATTCCCTTCTTCGGCATCTGCCTAGGCATGCAGATCGCCGTCATCGAGTACGCCCGCAACGTCTGCGGCCTGAAGGATGCCAACAGCACCGAGTTCGACAAAGGCACTGCTGCCCCTGTCATCAGCATGATGGAAGAGCAGAAGAAGGTGAAGCAGCTCGGCGGCACCATGCGCCTGGGCAGTTGGGTCACCCAGCTCACTCCGGGCTCCAAGGTTCATGAGCTTTATCAGGAAGAAGTCATCAGCGAACGCCATCGCCATCGCTACGAGGTCAACGATGACTACAAGGAACAGCTTGAGACCAACGGCCTTGTCATCAGCGGCGTCTCCCAGAAGGGCGAACTTGCTGAGACCATCGAGCTGCCCGGTCATCCCTTCTTTGTGGCCTGCCAGTTCCACCCTGAATTCAGCAGCAAGCCGAACGATCCGCATCCGATCTTCAACGGCTTCGTCAAGGCGGCCCTTCTGCATCACAGCACGCCGGAGCCCCTCTGCTAA
- the kdsB gene encoding 3-deoxy-manno-octulosonate cytidylyltransferase codes for MSDPENQRTLVAIPARWGSTRFPGKMLHLIAGKPLVQHVWERCQDCREVDDIIIATDDERIAEAAAAFGAKAVLTSPDHPSGTDRIAEAARSFPDHRTIINVQGDEPLISPALIDELAVVLRREPQVRMITAAAPIHDEALVTDPNVVKVVFDVKGDSLYFSRSPLPYVRNASAGARHYRHLGIYGFQRSFLFQFVAWPPSRLEQTESLEQLRAVENGVPLRIVLTDDLSPGIDTPEQAAAIEQHFLTTPPL; via the coding sequence TTGTCTGATCCAGAGAATCAACGCACACTCGTAGCCATACCTGCCCGCTGGGGATCCACCCGATTCCCAGGCAAGATGCTCCACCTCATCGCCGGAAAGCCGCTGGTGCAGCATGTATGGGAACGCTGCCAAGACTGCCGCGAGGTGGATGACATCATCATCGCTACGGACGATGAGCGCATCGCTGAGGCCGCTGCCGCTTTTGGTGCCAAAGCCGTGCTGACTTCGCCCGATCATCCCAGCGGGACCGACCGCATCGCCGAAGCCGCACGTTCTTTCCCGGATCACCGCACCATCATCAATGTGCAGGGCGATGAACCTCTGATCTCCCCGGCCCTCATTGATGAGCTGGCCGTCGTTCTCCGGCGCGAGCCGCAGGTGCGCATGATCACGGCTGCGGCCCCCATCCACGATGAGGCCCTCGTCACCGATCCCAACGTGGTCAAAGTCGTCTTCGACGTGAAAGGCGATTCTTTGTACTTCTCGCGTTCGCCTTTGCCGTACGTGCGCAATGCCAGCGCCGGCGCACGCCACTACCGCCATCTGGGCATCTACGGCTTCCAGCGCAGCTTCCTCTTCCAGTTCGTCGCCTGGCCGCCTTCGCGCCTGGAGCAGACCGAATCTCTGGAGCAGCTCCGCGCCGTCGAAAACGGCGTCCCTCTCCGCATCGTCCTGACCGACGACCTCTCGCCCGGTATTGACACTCCCGAGCAGGCCGCCGCCATCGAACAGCATTTCCTGACCACCCCCCCACTCTGA
- a CDS encoding alpha/beta hydrolase, which translates to MNIPLPLTMLLLWTLTLSGHAEEVAPGQEKKPLFAVTVTGSGRPMILIPGLSCGGNVWDGTVAHFKDRYECHVVTLAGFAGQPAAGREPMLEAVRDALGQYIRDKGLQRPVIVGHSLGAFMAFWLGATFQEEVGPVIAVDGVPFFPALLNPTATPESMREMAKGMRSLYKTQTAGQFEFGLRMTLRGMVTGDADFDRMAESSAKSDTQAVGQALHELMSVDLRPRVSAIRVPVLLVAATAMATPPEQKKQMEENYRTQVAKIPNHHVIFAPKARHFIQLDEPAFLWGEMERFLKAAE; encoded by the coding sequence ATGAACATTCCCCTTCCCTTGACGATGCTGCTGTTGTGGACCCTGACGCTGAGCGGCCATGCTGAAGAGGTAGCCCCCGGCCAAGAGAAGAAGCCGCTGTTTGCGGTGACGGTGACCGGGAGTGGCAGGCCGATGATTCTGATCCCCGGACTGAGCTGCGGAGGCAATGTGTGGGATGGGACGGTGGCTCATTTTAAAGACCGCTATGAGTGCCATGTGGTGACCCTGGCCGGTTTCGCAGGGCAGCCTGCGGCGGGGCGTGAGCCGATGCTGGAGGCAGTGCGTGATGCCCTGGGCCAATACATCCGGGACAAGGGGCTGCAACGTCCCGTCATCGTGGGGCACAGCCTGGGGGCTTTTATGGCCTTCTGGCTTGGAGCGACATTTCAGGAAGAGGTGGGGCCGGTGATTGCTGTGGATGGCGTGCCCTTTTTCCCTGCTTTGCTGAACCCGACAGCCACGCCGGAATCCATGCGCGAGATGGCGAAGGGCATGCGATCCTTGTACAAGACTCAGACGGCCGGGCAGTTCGAGTTTGGGCTGAGGATGACGCTGAGGGGTATGGTGACAGGAGACGCAGATTTTGACAGGATGGCAGAGAGCAGTGCGAAATCGGATACCCAGGCAGTGGGACAGGCTTTGCATGAACTCATGAGCGTGGATCTGCGGCCTCGGGTTTCGGCGATTCGGGTGCCGGTGCTCCTCGTGGCGGCCACAGCAATGGCGACGCCCCCTGAGCAGAAGAAACAGATGGAGGAAAACTACCGGACTCAAGTGGCCAAGATTCCGAATCACCATGTCATTTTTGCCCCCAAGGCTCGGCATTTCATCCAACTGGATGAGCCTGCTTTTTTGTGGGGTGAGATGGAGCGCTTTTTAAAAGCAGCGGAGTGA
- a CDS encoding lipid A deacylase LpxR family protein produces MKPLFCLLAACLLPAAMHAQDVDPNRYGTLSFYFENDLFGNTDANYTNGARIGWTSPNLKKFGDDPTLGQMAGYFDGFGSDTYERNVAITLGQSMFTPMDTDARTLVQDQRPYAGWLYVGMGLIWKNERVKNSLVFNVGVVGPWSYAEETQRLVHEARDIDYPQGWDNQLGNEIGVNVSYERMWRIRDRRDSHGFDWDILPYAGVTLGNVMTHGTIGTEVRFGYNLPDDFGTGAITESATTPTALENPYTSKSWVNRLGFHFFLRGEGRAVARNIFLDGNTFRDSHSVDKYPLVADLSAGFAVNWKNTKLSYAYTYRTREFRGQDEGQIFGSITLSFNF; encoded by the coding sequence ATGAAACCTCTCTTCTGCCTCCTCGCAGCCTGCCTGCTACCCGCTGCCATGCATGCCCAAGATGTGGATCCCAACCGATACGGCACGCTGTCCTTTTACTTTGAAAACGACCTCTTCGGAAATACCGATGCCAACTACACGAATGGAGCCCGCATCGGCTGGACCTCCCCAAACCTGAAGAAGTTTGGTGATGACCCCACCCTGGGGCAGATGGCAGGCTACTTTGACGGCTTCGGCAGTGACACGTATGAACGCAACGTGGCCATCACCCTGGGGCAGAGCATGTTCACCCCGATGGATACCGATGCCAGAACCCTGGTGCAGGATCAGCGGCCTTATGCTGGCTGGCTGTATGTGGGCATGGGACTGATCTGGAAGAATGAGCGTGTCAAAAACTCCCTGGTCTTTAACGTCGGTGTCGTCGGCCCCTGGTCCTATGCGGAAGAGACCCAGCGTCTGGTCCATGAAGCGCGTGATATTGACTACCCGCAAGGCTGGGACAACCAGCTGGGCAACGAGATCGGCGTGAACGTGTCCTATGAACGCATGTGGCGCATCCGCGACCGTCGCGACAGCCATGGCTTTGACTGGGACATCCTTCCTTATGCAGGTGTCACCTTGGGCAACGTGATGACCCATGGCACCATCGGCACCGAAGTGCGGTTTGGTTACAATCTTCCTGATGACTTTGGCACCGGAGCGATCACGGAATCCGCAACCACTCCGACCGCCCTGGAAAACCCTTACACCTCTAAATCATGGGTGAATCGCCTGGGCTTCCACTTCTTCCTCCGGGGTGAAGGCCGCGCCGTGGCCCGCAACATCTTCCTGGATGGTAACACCTTCCGCGATAGCCACTCCGTGGACAAATACCCGCTGGTGGCCGACCTTTCGGCCGGCTTTGCCGTGAACTGGAAGAACACCAAGCTGAGCTACGCCTACACTTACCGCACGCGTGAGTTTCGCGGCCAGGATGAGGGCCAGATCTTTGGCTCCATCACCCTGAGCTTCAATTTCTAA
- a CDS encoding AAA family ATPase, which translates to MSDTPQDPPNPSKPTPSPDEITRKLEDFIKNSLGGQVVFSRVEPGLRSGTPDEAPPEGPPVEEEPTAAYDFRYKPADIKAYLDRFVIRQDEAKKVLSTAVCDHYNHARMLREHKKQKSASQLEFTKQNVLITGPTGVGKTYLVKHIADLIGVPFVKADATKFSETGYVGADVDDLVRDLVAKANGNVELAQHGIIYLDEIDKLATGGEGRIGRDVSGRGVQTALLKLMEETEVALYAPNDMRSQMQMMFDTRKGRTGREVVNTRNILFIVSGAFSGLEKIIEKRQAKSAIGFGAVVAARPQSEELLREARTKDFIDYGFEAEFIGRLPVRVFCDSLKADDLFQIMKNSEGSLIRQYEREFHAYGVRTVFEDDALRAVAERAADEKTGARGLVTAWEKVLRDFKFELPSLGLPDLIVDGSLVADPAKALERCRLDAQSFSTDVRAEVVHRFASQFATAHGLELVFDAGAVRALVQRAEREGCAVEELCTRLFKDYPFGLQLVSRSTGQKAFHINRESVEQPDKFLSDLVVDSYRQAESPTP; encoded by the coding sequence ATGAGTGATACCCCCCAGGACCCTCCGAATCCCTCCAAACCCACTCCGTCTCCCGATGAGATCACCCGGAAGCTGGAAGACTTCATCAAAAACAGCCTCGGCGGCCAGGTGGTGTTTTCCAGGGTGGAGCCTGGCCTGCGCAGCGGCACCCCGGACGAGGCCCCCCCAGAGGGACCGCCTGTGGAGGAGGAGCCTACGGCCGCTTATGATTTCCGTTACAAGCCGGCTGACATCAAAGCCTACCTCGACCGCTTTGTGATCCGCCAGGATGAGGCCAAAAAAGTCCTCTCCACCGCCGTCTGCGATCACTACAACCACGCCCGCATGCTGCGTGAGCACAAAAAGCAGAAGTCTGCCTCTCAGCTCGAGTTCACCAAGCAAAACGTCCTCATCACAGGTCCCACCGGTGTGGGCAAAACCTACCTGGTGAAACACATCGCCGATCTCATCGGCGTGCCCTTCGTCAAGGCCGATGCCACCAAGTTCAGCGAGACGGGCTACGTGGGTGCGGATGTGGATGACCTCGTGCGCGATCTCGTCGCCAAAGCCAACGGCAATGTCGAGCTGGCCCAGCACGGCATCATCTACCTGGATGAAATCGACAAGCTGGCCACTGGCGGTGAAGGCCGCATCGGTCGCGATGTCAGCGGCCGTGGGGTGCAGACTGCGTTGCTGAAGCTCATGGAAGAGACGGAAGTCGCCCTCTATGCGCCTAACGACATGCGCAGCCAGATGCAGATGATGTTTGATACCCGCAAAGGCCGCACAGGCCGCGAGGTGGTGAACACTCGCAACATCCTCTTCATCGTCAGCGGTGCCTTCTCAGGCCTGGAAAAGATCATCGAAAAACGACAGGCCAAATCCGCCATCGGCTTTGGTGCCGTCGTGGCCGCCCGGCCCCAGTCGGAGGAGCTTCTCCGCGAAGCCCGCACCAAGGATTTCATCGACTATGGGTTCGAGGCCGAATTCATCGGACGTCTCCCCGTGCGCGTGTTTTGCGATTCGCTGAAGGCGGATGATCTCTTCCAGATCATGAAGAACAGCGAGGGCAGCCTCATCCGCCAATACGAGCGTGAATTTCATGCCTATGGCGTCCGCACCGTCTTTGAGGACGATGCCCTCCGTGCCGTTGCCGAGCGCGCCGCCGATGAGAAAACCGGGGCTCGTGGCCTCGTCACCGCCTGGGAGAAAGTCCTGCGCGACTTTAAGTTTGAGCTCCCCAGCCTCGGCCTGCCGGACCTCATTGTGGACGGTTCACTCGTCGCAGATCCGGCCAAGGCTTTGGAACGCTGCCGCCTGGATGCCCAGAGCTTCAGCACGGATGTGCGTGCGGAGGTCGTCCACCGTTTTGCCTCCCAGTTTGCCACCGCCCATGGGCTGGAGCTGGTCTTCGATGCCGGGGCCGTGCGCGCCCTCGTCCAGCGGGCCGAGCGGGAAGGCTGCGCCGTGGAAGAACTCTGCACTCGCCTCTTTAAAGACTATCCCTTTGGCCTCCAGCTCGTCTCCCGCAGCACGGGGCAAAAGGCCTTTCACATCAACCGCGAATCGGTGGAGCAACCGGACAAATTCCTCAGCGACCTCGTTGTGGATTCCTATCGTCAGGCTGAATCTCCCACCCCCTGA
- a CDS encoding glycosyltransferase family 4 protein gives MSLSILNVFNRYRSFGGEEYSVERIREHLRQRHEVSTCSFDSKEWTPPGAPGKIAQAGKLFYHPEGKRRFEAAVDAAQPDVAVFHNIYPVGSPALYHSALKRKLPVVQFLHNYRPFSVGGSLYSRGRILSDPLHGRYGTEVWEGAWMGSVTRSALMAVLLKLLHRSGWLDSVKTWIAISDFMRERLIAAGAVHPERIVTLRHAWDAMPQAPEKVDAGYYLFLGRLIEEKGLPMLLKTWDALHNQLGKNTPRLHIAGEGPLAGLVAQHARGNPFICALGTVGGETKKDQLLRCRAVVIPSVWWEPLGLVTYEAYDYAKPVLAARSGGLGETVLSGNTGFLHEPGDVDGLTQDVLNLEAMSPTQRAALGSSGRHWLRQETAPTVWLRRFDQIVNPLVAKGS, from the coding sequence ATGTCCCTTTCGATCCTAAATGTCTTCAACCGTTACCGATCCTTCGGGGGCGAGGAGTATTCGGTGGAAAGAATTCGTGAGCATCTGAGGCAACGGCATGAGGTTTCCACCTGTTCCTTCGACAGCAAGGAGTGGACGCCACCGGGCGCACCGGGAAAAATCGCGCAGGCGGGAAAGCTGTTTTATCATCCCGAAGGGAAAAGGCGGTTTGAGGCGGCGGTAGATGCAGCCCAGCCGGATGTGGCCGTTTTTCACAACATTTACCCGGTGGGATCGCCAGCGCTTTATCACAGTGCGCTGAAGCGCAAGCTGCCGGTCGTGCAGTTTTTGCATAACTACCGACCCTTTTCCGTGGGCGGCAGCCTGTATTCGCGAGGCCGGATTCTTTCAGATCCGCTGCATGGCCGCTACGGCACGGAGGTGTGGGAGGGCGCGTGGATGGGATCCGTCACGCGCAGTGCGCTGATGGCGGTGCTTTTAAAGCTGCTGCACCGGAGCGGCTGGCTGGACAGCGTGAAGACGTGGATCGCCATTTCTGACTTCATGCGGGAACGGCTGATCGCCGCCGGGGCGGTGCATCCAGAACGCATCGTGACGCTGCGCCATGCCTGGGATGCAATGCCGCAGGCCCCAGAGAAGGTGGACGCGGGATACTACCTCTTTCTGGGTCGGCTCATTGAAGAAAAGGGTCTGCCGATGCTGCTGAAAACCTGGGATGCGCTGCACAATCAACTGGGCAAAAACACGCCTCGTCTGCACATCGCCGGGGAGGGGCCGCTGGCAGGACTGGTGGCCCAGCATGCGCGGGGGAACCCCTTCATCTGCGCCCTGGGAACGGTGGGCGGAGAGACGAAAAAGGACCAGTTGCTACGCTGCCGGGCGGTGGTCATCCCCTCTGTCTGGTGGGAACCGCTGGGCCTAGTGACCTATGAGGCCTACGATTACGCCAAACCTGTGCTGGCCGCGCGATCCGGCGGACTAGGGGAGACCGTTCTGTCTGGCAACACCGGCTTTCTGCATGAGCCCGGAGATGTGGACGGACTGACGCAGGATGTGCTGAACCTGGAAGCCATGAGCCCCACCCAGCGTGCGGCGCTGGGCAGCAGCGGCAGGCATTGGCTGCGCCAGGAAACGGCCCCCACGGTGTGGCTGCGCCGATTTGACCAGATTGTGAATCCGCTGGTGGCCAAAGGGAGCTGA
- the fabG gene encoding 3-oxoacyl-[acyl-carrier-protein] reductase, whose amino-acid sequence MGKLQDKVAVVTGAGRGIGKAIAEKFASEGAKVAIISRTEANSQAAAEAINAKYPGAAKGYAVDVANGPDVAELGKIILADFDHVDILVNNAGVTKDGLLLRMSEEDWDFVLDTNLKGAFNMVKAFQRSILKQKGARIINVASVIGLIGNAGQANYAASKAGLIGFTKSLAREFAGRGVTANVIAPGFIATDMTGVLDEKVKAAVLEKIPLADFGQAEDIAAAATFLASAEARYITGQVLAVDGGMVM is encoded by the coding sequence ATGGGTAAACTCCAAGACAAAGTCGCAGTCGTCACCGGTGCCGGACGTGGCATCGGCAAAGCCATCGCTGAAAAATTCGCTTCTGAAGGAGCGAAGGTGGCCATCATCAGCCGTACCGAAGCCAACTCCCAGGCCGCCGCCGAGGCCATCAATGCCAAATATCCGGGAGCCGCCAAAGGCTATGCCGTGGATGTGGCCAACGGACCTGACGTGGCCGAACTGGGCAAGATCATCCTGGCCGATTTCGACCATGTGGACATCTTGGTGAACAATGCTGGCGTCACCAAAGACGGCCTGCTTCTGCGCATGAGCGAGGAAGACTGGGACTTTGTGCTGGATACCAACCTGAAGGGCGCCTTCAACATGGTGAAGGCCTTTCAGCGCAGCATCCTGAAGCAAAAAGGTGCCCGCATCATCAATGTCGCCTCGGTCATCGGCCTCATCGGCAATGCCGGCCAGGCCAACTATGCCGCCTCCAAGGCAGGCCTCATCGGCTTCACCAAATCCCTCGCCCGCGAATTCGCCGGGCGTGGCGTGACGGCCAATGTCATCGCACCGGGTTTCATCGCCACGGACATGACGGGCGTGCTGGATGAAAAAGTGAAGGCCGCCGTGCTGGAAAAAATCCCGCTGGCCGACTTCGGCCAGGCTGAGGACATCGCCGCTGCCGCCACCTTCCTGGCCAGCGCCGAAGCCCGCTACATCACGGGCCAGGTTTTGGCCGTAGATGGTGGCATGGTCATGTAA
- the purH gene encoding bifunctional phosphoribosylaminoimidazolecarboxamide formyltransferase/IMP cyclohydrolase gives MPIARALLSVSDKTGLLDFAKGLAELGIEILSTGGTAKHLKEAGLTVIDVSEHTGFPEMFDGRVKTLHPKVHGGLLQRRDNDEDKKNATKHNIPVIDLVAINLYPFEQTVAKKDVTLEEAIENIDIGGPSMLRSAAKNHRWVTVISDPADYAIVLAELKENKGETTLATRERLACKVFQRTSSYDAAIASFLNKEQVTQKTFSLSLPLHSELRYGDNPHQKSALYGNFSDYFVKLHGKELSYTNILDIHGAAALIHEFRRPTVAILKHTNPCGIGCADEDLREAWAKAFETDKQAPFGGVIVINRSMTVGLARIISEIFTDIIIAPDFDADARALLQKKKNLRLIQMLPEVTKTFSDPIIRSAPGGVLVMDSDPRALGLEDLENKVKTQRPPTREELEAMRFAWRVVKHVKSNAIVFATHDRTLGIGAGQMSRVDSCRIAIWKAKEAGLSLAGSVVASDAMFPFADGLIACAEAGATAAIQPGGSMRDEEVIAAADERKMAMVFTGHRHFLH, from the coding sequence ATGCCCATCGCCCGCGCCCTCCTTTCCGTCTCCGACAAAACCGGTCTCCTCGACTTTGCCAAAGGTCTGGCAGAGCTCGGCATTGAAATCCTTTCGACCGGCGGCACGGCAAAGCACCTGAAAGAAGCCGGCCTGACGGTGATTGACGTCTCGGAGCACACGGGTTTCCCGGAAATGTTCGATGGCCGTGTAAAAACGCTGCACCCCAAGGTCCACGGCGGCCTGCTGCAGCGCCGCGACAATGACGAGGACAAAAAGAACGCGACCAAGCACAACATCCCGGTCATTGACCTCGTGGCCATCAATCTCTACCCCTTTGAGCAGACCGTCGCCAAGAAGGACGTGACGCTGGAGGAGGCCATCGAGAACATTGACATCGGCGGCCCCTCCATGCTGCGTAGCGCGGCGAAAAACCACCGCTGGGTGACCGTCATCTCGGATCCGGCGGACTACGCCATCGTCCTGGCGGAACTGAAGGAAAACAAAGGCGAGACCACCCTGGCCACCCGCGAGCGCCTGGCCTGCAAAGTCTTCCAGCGCACCTCCAGCTACGATGCCGCCATCGCCAGCTTCCTGAACAAGGAGCAGGTGACGCAGAAGACTTTCTCCCTCAGCCTGCCCCTGCACAGCGAGCTGCGCTACGGCGACAACCCGCACCAGAAGTCTGCCCTCTATGGCAACTTCAGCGACTACTTTGTGAAGCTGCATGGCAAAGAACTGAGCTACACCAACATCCTGGACATTCACGGTGCCGCCGCGCTCATCCATGAATTCCGCCGCCCGACGGTCGCCATTCTGAAGCACACCAATCCCTGCGGCATCGGCTGTGCGGATGAAGATCTGCGTGAAGCCTGGGCCAAGGCCTTTGAAACCGACAAGCAGGCCCCCTTCGGCGGCGTCATTGTCATCAATCGCAGCATGACTGTGGGCCTGGCCCGCATCATCTCGGAAATCTTCACGGACATCATCATTGCCCCGGACTTCGATGCGGACGCCCGCGCGCTGCTGCAGAAGAAGAAAAACCTGCGCCTCATCCAGATGCTGCCGGAAGTCACCAAGACCTTCAGCGACCCGATCATCCGCAGCGCCCCCGGCGGCGTCCTCGTCATGGACAGCGATCCACGCGCCCTCGGCCTGGAAGACCTGGAAAACAAGGTCAAGACCCAGCGCCCGCCGACGCGCGAAGAGCTGGAAGCCATGCGCTTCGCTTGGCGCGTGGTGAAGCACGTGAAGTCAAACGCCATCGTCTTCGCCACCCATGACCGTACCCTGGGTATCGGTGCTGGCCAAATGAGCCGTGTGGACTCCTGCCGCATTGCCATTTGGAAGGCCAAAGAAGCCGGCCTGTCCCTCGCAGGCAGCGTCGTCGCCAGCGATGCCATGTTCCCCTTTGCCGACGGCCTCATCGCCTGCGCCGAAGCCGGAGCCACCGCCGCCATCCAGCCCGGCGGCAGCATGCGCGATGAAGAAGTCATCGCCGCTGCCGATGAGCGCAAGATGGCCATGGTCTTCACAGGCCATCGTCACTTCCTGCATTGA
- a CDS encoding pyridoxine 5'-phosphate synthase, whose amino-acid sequence MNSSLLLGVNIDHVATLRQARYRTMLGAHNVEPSILEAAHLAEASGASSITVHLRADRRHIVDADIYLLRKEIGTKMNLEMGNTAEILGIALEVKPDFVCMVPENREEVTTEGGLDVVGQKEALRSSVGQLEANGTRVSMFIDPDLDQVRASAEIGASMIELHTGTFANEQGEKREHETARLKAAAELGHSLGLQINAGHGLTTKNLADLFSVPHLAELNIGHSIVARSVFVGLRQAIAEFIAIMAHYPRA is encoded by the coding sequence ATGAATTCCTCCCTCCTTCTCGGCGTCAATATTGACCACGTGGCCACCCTCCGTCAGGCCCGCTACCGCACCATGCTGGGCGCGCACAATGTAGAGCCCAGCATCCTCGAAGCCGCCCATCTTGCCGAGGCCTCCGGGGCCAGCTCCATCACCGTGCACCTGCGTGCCGACCGCCGCCACATCGTGGATGCGGACATCTACCTGCTGCGCAAAGAAATCGGCACCAAGATGAATCTCGAGATGGGCAATACGGCCGAGATCTTGGGCATCGCCCTGGAGGTAAAGCCGGACTTTGTCTGCATGGTTCCCGAAAACCGCGAAGAGGTGACAACCGAAGGCGGCCTGGATGTGGTGGGCCAAAAGGAGGCCCTGCGCAGCAGCGTAGGCCAGTTGGAAGCCAATGGCACCCGCGTCAGCATGTTCATTGATCCAGATCTGGACCAAGTCCGCGCCTCCGCCGAAATCGGGGCCAGCATGATCGAGCTGCACACTGGCACCTTTGCCAATGAACAAGGTGAAAAACGGGAGCACGAAACCGCCCGTCTCAAGGCCGCCGCCGAGCTGGGCCACAGCCTGGGACTGCAAATCAATGCCGGCCATGGCCTCACCACCAAAAACCTGGCCGATCTCTTCAGCGTGCCTCATCTGGCAGAGCTGAACATCGGCCACAGCATCGTGGCTCGGTCCGTGTTTGTCGGGCTAAGGCAGGCCATCGCCGAATTCATCGCCATCATGGCCCACTACCCACGCGCATGA
- the acpS gene encoding holo-ACP synthase, with the protein MIGLGIDLVEVSRIRDLLIKHGDRFKERTFTAGEIAYCDACADPAMHYAARFAAKEAAAKAIGTGLWAEGVDWKNFEITREASGRPVLLLHGGAQKHAEAQGVTRVLVSLTHTRDLAQAQVSLA; encoded by the coding sequence ATGATCGGCCTGGGCATAGACTTGGTGGAGGTGTCGCGCATCCGGGATCTCCTCATCAAACATGGGGACCGCTTCAAGGAGCGTACCTTCACCGCAGGCGAGATCGCTTACTGCGATGCCTGCGCAGACCCTGCCATGCATTACGCGGCCCGCTTTGCTGCCAAAGAAGCAGCGGCCAAAGCCATCGGCACCGGCCTCTGGGCTGAAGGCGTGGACTGGAAAAATTTCGAGATCACCCGCGAAGCATCAGGCAGACCCGTGCTGCTTTTGCACGGGGGTGCTCAAAAACATGCCGAGGCCCAGGGGGTCACCCGGGTTCTGGTCTCCCTCACCCACACGCGGGATCTCGCGCAGGCGCAGGTCTCTCTCGCTTGA